From Oncorhynchus masou masou isolate Uvic2021 chromosome 7, UVic_Omas_1.1, whole genome shotgun sequence, one genomic window encodes:
- the LOC135542920 gene encoding sperm microtubule associated protein 1-like, whose protein sequence is MNHSGPEKREQKFVLDCIAVSSVALGYEHMRPRLWSVLPGYDARNDPHAARYTTTPSVQRVPQKTTPSVQRVPQKTTPSVRRVPQKTENKELKSAAAQKSLDLRNTSGAGHSREQVSNHSGLMSDIKPLIGYNGRFGFRRNTPNLRRNPSSFGEVTTFQLH, encoded by the exons ATGAATCACTCTGGGCCTGAGAAGCGCGAGCAGAAGTTCGTGCTCGACTGCATCGCTGTCAGTTCGGTTGCGCTCGGGTATGAACACATGCGCCCCCGGCTCTGGTCGGTGCTCCCCGGGTACGACGCACGCAATGACCCCCACGCTGCGCGCTATACGACCACCCCATCGGTGCAGAGGGTCCCACAGAAGACCACCCCGTCGGTGCAGAGAGTCCCACAGAAGACCACCCCGTCGGTGCGGAGGGTCCCGCAGAAGACCGAGAACAAGGAACTGAAGAGCGCCGCTGCCCAAAAGTCCCTAGACCTGAGGAACACTTCCGGAGCAG GTCACTCCCGAGAGCAGGTGAGCAACCACAGTGGTCTCATGTCGGACATCAAGCCGCTGATAGGCTACAACGGGCGGTTTGGGTTTCGGCGCAACACGCCCAACCTCCGGCGGAACCCGTCCAGCTTCGGAGAGGTGACCACGTTCCAACTCCATTGA
- the LOC135543128 gene encoding LOW QUALITY PROTEIN: interleukin-18 receptor 1-like (The sequence of the model RefSeq protein was modified relative to this genomic sequence to represent the inferred CDS: inserted 1 base in 1 codon), with protein MTPLFMFLVLSATKELFRGGCALCDSPPSSHKPVGVREGEMAVLQCSLWTSMAGHREGXLTLAWSNHSGPGELQEPAVWMSEDTLVILRVSPNQQGFYSCSLLNASGQPLRTEWFNVTVFSGQCYTDMTAYSVTCYLRQSCEKLTCTSNSVPQNFTKHNYTWYKNCDTELPSDFGDGYLFKTASESDNGYYTCTSYYTFNSNLHDGQVFTLSRTMKRTVEGSSLVMLKIIEPRDGEVIEVDMGSTVVVVCRAVLTSEYDQLYWMENRSFVKNNQKTLPVFYNVSQEDDQASLVIRQVSEEQLRNTYTCQVDSSSGNSKVSITFKQKSLPQFHFLVLGIVGVFVVTVVVVTVVYVKLKVDIILFLRDDLGWHHHNVSDGKRYDAYVLCYKSDTESGVSEEDRRQVEEVLEGKYGYSLCLYDRDVLPGEAVTEAVLGCIEQSRRLILVPSSLGLNPGQDSQYSLLTGLHAALVERQTWLILIQTESAPDSQVDLKLDSLPEALRLLAQSGHTVTWRGSHSKPLSSAFWKELRYRMPATTRRRPPKDERTIP; from the exons ATGACCCCACTGTTTATGTTCCTCGTACTCTCTGCAACCAAAG agctgttcagaggaggctgTGCGTTATGTGACTCTCCTCCATCTTCACATAAGCCTGTTGGTGTCCGGGAGGGAGAGATGGCAGTGCTACAGTGCTCACTGTGGACCAGCATGGCAGGGCACAGGGAGG TCCTGACCCTGGCATGGAGCAACCACTCTGGGCCTGGGGAGCTCCAGGAGCCTGCGGTGTGGATGTCTGAAGACACTCTCGTCATCCTGAGGGTCTCTCCCAACCAACAGGGGTTCTACTCCtgctcactact CAACGCCAGTGGCCAGCCCCTGAGGACAGAGTGGTTTAACGTCACAGTGTTCTCTGGCCAGTGTTACACAGATATGACTGCGTATTCAGTCACGTGCTATCTGAGACAGTCCTGTGAAAAGTTAACCTGCACGTCAAACAGCGTCCCACAAAACTTCACAAAACATAATTATACGTGGTACAAG AACTGTGACACAGAGTTACCCTCTGACTTTGGCGATGGGTACCTGTTCAAAACTGCTTCTGAAAGTGACAATGGTTACTATACCTGCACTTCATACTACACATTCAACTCAAACCTCCATGATGGACAGGTGTTTACCTTGTCCAGAACCATGAAGCGGACAGTTGAAG GAAGTTCCCTGGTTATGCTAAAGATCATCGAACCTCGGGATGGGGAGGTTATTGAAGTAGATATGG GAtctactgtggtggtggtctgcaGGGCTGTCCTGACCTCTGAATATGACCAATTATACTGGATGGAAAACAGATCTTTTGTGAAGAATAACCAGAAGACCCTACCAGTGTTTTATAACGTTTCACA AGAGGATGACCAGGCATCACTGGTGATCAGGCAGGTGTCAGAGGAGCAGCTGaggaacacatacacctgtcaagtggattcTTCATCTGGGAACTCCAAGGTCTCCATCACCTTCAAACAGAAGA GTCTACCCCAGTTCCACTTCCTGGTGCTGGGTATAGTGGGGGTCTTTGTCgtaacggtggtggtggtgactgtTGTCTATGTCAAGCTGAAGGTGGACATCATTCTATTTCTCAGAGATGATCTGGGTTGGCATCATCACAACGTCTCTG ATGGGAAGCGTTACGATGCCTATGTGTTGTGTTATAAGAGTGACACAGAGTCAGGTGTCAGTGAGGAGGACAGGCGTCAGGTGGAGGAGGTGCTGGAGGGGAAGTATGGTTACAGCCTGTGTCTCTACGACCGTGACGTGCTTCCTGGGGAGG CGGTGACTGAGGCGGTGCTGGGGTGTATAGAGCAGAGCCGGAGACTGATCCTGGTGCCCAGCAGTCTGGGGCTGAACCCAGGGCAGGACAGCCAGTATAGTCTGCTCACTGGGCTCCATGCTGCACTGGTGGAACGGCAGACCTGGCTAATCCTCATCCAGACAGAGTCAGCCCCAGACAGCCAG GTGGATCTGAAGCTGGACTCCCTCCCCGAGGCCCTGCGGCTGCTGGCCCAGTCAGGACACACCGTCACCTGGAGGGGCTCCCACTCcaaacccctctcctcagccttctGGAAGGAGCTGCGCTACCGTATGCCTGCCACGACCAGACGGCGCCCCCCGAAGGACGAGAGGACCATTCCGTGA